A single region of the Prevotella sp. HUN102 genome encodes:
- a CDS encoding IS4 family transposase: protein MNKPKYVFSQLVAFMDSDKFRHIVDKYGGNRYVKHFTCWNQLLTLMFGQLSNRESMRDLIVAIEAHYQKCYHLGLGKHVTRSNLAKANTNRDYRIFEQYAYYLVSKARRKRAANIFKLDGNVYAFDSTTISLCLNVFWWAKFRKHKGGIKIHTLYDLETQIPAFFHITTASVHDSKAMGEIPIETGAYYIFDRGYNNFNELYRIHRAESFFVVRAKTNLQYKCIKWRRRLPGGIMTDAEIELTIYGSQKGYPEHLRLVRFFDEEQGREFMFLTNAMELTALQVSDLYKNRWQIELFFKWLKQHLKIKKFWGTTENAVRIQIYSAICAYCLVAIVQYDMRLDRSTYEVLQGTYRHNKSQRSLRQNYIQK from the coding sequence ATGAACAAGCCCAAATACGTTTTCTCCCAATTGGTCGCTTTTATGGATTCAGACAAGTTTCGTCACATCGTTGATAAGTATGGCGGTAACCGCTATGTGAAGCACTTCACATGTTGGAACCAGCTCCTTACACTCATGTTTGGGCAGTTGAGCAATCGTGAGAGCATGCGAGACTTGATTGTCGCCATAGAGGCACATTACCAGAAGTGCTATCATCTCGGACTTGGCAAGCACGTGACCAGAAGTAATCTGGCTAAAGCCAATACAAATCGTGACTATCGCATCTTCGAGCAGTATGCCTACTACCTTGTGAGTAAGGCCAGGCGCAAACGGGCTGCGAATATCTTCAAACTTGACGGTAATGTCTATGCTTTCGATTCCACGACCATCTCGCTATGCCTGAATGTGTTTTGGTGGGCCAAGTTCCGCAAGCATAAGGGCGGTATCAAGATACATACCCTATATGACCTGGAGACTCAGATTCCCGCCTTCTTTCATATCACCACAGCATCAGTGCATGACTCCAAGGCGATGGGGGAAATCCCCATTGAGACTGGTGCTTACTACATCTTTGACCGTGGCTACAACAACTTCAATGAGCTCTATCGCATACATCGTGCAGAGTCGTTCTTCGTTGTCAGGGCCAAGACCAATTTGCAGTACAAGTGCATCAAGTGGAGACGCAGGCTGCCCGGGGGAATAATGACAGATGCTGAGATAGAGCTGACCATCTATGGCAGTCAGAAAGGCTATCCAGAACATCTTAGGCTTGTACGATTCTTCGATGAGGAGCAAGGCCGTGAGTTCATGTTCCTGACTAACGCAATGGAACTGACCGCACTGCAGGTTTCCGACCTCTACAAGAATCGTTGGCAGATAGAGCTTTTCTTCAAGTGGCTCAAGCAGCACCTCAAAATCAAGAAATTTTGGGGAACAACTGAGAATGCTGTCAGAATACAGATTTACTCCGCCATCTGTGCCTACTGCCTCGTTGCCATTGTGCAATATGATATGCGATTGGATAGAAGCACTTATGAGGTGCTGCAAGGCACTTACAGACACAACAAATCTCAGAGATCTCTTCGACAAAACTATATTCAAAAATGA
- a CDS encoding relaxase/mobilization nuclease domain-containing protein — translation MIGKCKAIAHGSTALEYIFREGKFGQNLVSNNLCGTTPKEIYEEMRMVNDYNSRCRNKFLRIEIGIAPKDESRLSFTSVRNLASNFARRMGLDDHQWVAVTHKDTDNMHIHIIANRISLYGSVYDTTFVSNRAARVAEELSRKYGLTIAKEIKAERKYQKAKANPARETAKQQVQKICHAAFEKYREMGRLGHSLFLYELHRSSIGIERMKNKQGKIYGLKFSYGGHTFKASEIGRKFGYHSLQKNFDTDDLTEGKQQASSPPQEMEKKRPLDTDRPLVFLSHSSCTPSSANDKLQVPQTTGSTVETAMSIAGEVLAGLGGIVTPQVHGDDYAEMAWQRRLRNQVNKKKKRGRGL, via the coding sequence ATGATAGGAAAATGTAAGGCAATCGCTCACGGAAGCACGGCATTGGAATATATTTTCAGAGAGGGTAAATTCGGGCAAAACCTTGTTTCCAACAATCTCTGCGGAACTACACCGAAGGAGATTTACGAGGAAATGAGAATGGTCAACGACTACAACAGCAGGTGCAGGAACAAGTTCCTTCGTATCGAAATAGGAATTGCACCGAAGGATGAGTCAAGATTGAGTTTCACATCAGTCCGTAACCTTGCCTCAAACTTTGCGAGGCGCATGGGACTTGACGACCATCAATGGGTAGCGGTAACACATAAGGACACTGACAATATGCACATCCATATCATAGCTAACCGCATCAGTCTGTATGGCTCCGTCTATGACACTACCTTCGTAAGCAACAGGGCAGCAAGGGTGGCGGAGGAACTTAGCCGTAAATATGGCTTGACCATTGCAAAGGAAATCAAGGCGGAAAGGAAATATCAGAAGGCAAAAGCCAATCCTGCAAGAGAAACCGCCAAGCAACAGGTACAGAAAATCTGCCATGCGGCGTTTGAAAAGTATAGAGAGATGGGGAGGTTAGGACACTCTTTGTTCCTGTATGAACTCCATAGAAGTAGTATAGGCATAGAGCGGATGAAGAACAAGCAAGGCAAGATATATGGCTTGAAGTTCTCATATGGCGGACATACTTTCAAGGCTTCTGAAATCGGCAGGAAGTTCGGTTATCATTCTTTGCAAAAGAACTTTGATACAGACGACCTCACAGAGGGGAAGCAGCAGGCTTCGTCGCCACCTCAGGAGATGGAGAAGAAGCGTCCTTTGGATACCGACAGACCGCTTGTTTTTCTAAGCCATTCTTCTTGTACGCCATCGTCTGCCAATGATAAACTGCAAGTGCCACAAACCACTGGCTCAACAGTAGAAACTGCAATGTCCATTGCAGGGGAGGTTCTGGCGGGATTGGGGGGAATAGTTACACCTCAGGTGCATGGAGATGACTATGCCGAGATGGCATGGCAACGAAGACTCAGAAACCAAGTCAACAAAAAGAAAAAACGAGGAAGAGGGTTATAG